DNA sequence from the Deinococcus apachensis DSM 19763 genome:
GATGCCTCGCTTGCGCTTGGCTTCGAGCCTCTCGGCTCTTCACGAGTCTGGAGACCCCCGGGGGGAAGTCCGCTCGCACCACCCTGTCAGGTGGCCCTGCTCTCGCATCTCTGCTCTTCCCTTGTCATGCGTCCCGCCTCGCTTGAGGCTCAGAAAAGATACAGGGCACACTGCTGCCTGTCAACCCCTCCCCTACGACTCTCGATGAGATCTGAAGAAGTGCGTCCTGGCAGGGCTCTTCACCATATGCGGGTTCGCTTTACCTCACCCTCCATACTGGGACGTATGTTCAGAATCGAGGCCGCCGAGGTGCTGCTGGTCCGCCTGCCGCTAAAGTTCCGGTTCGAGACAAGTTTCGGGGTGCAGACCGAGAAGCTGATTCCCCTGCTGGTGCTTCATGGGGACGGCCTGCAGGGGCTGAGCGAGGGAACGATGGAGGCCGCGCCGATGTACCGCGAGGAGACTATCGTGGGGGCGCTGAGCCTATTACGTGAGGTGTTTCTGCCGCGCGTCCTGGGCCGCTCCTTCGCCAACCCACAGGCTCTGGAGGCGGCGCTGGGCGATTTTCGGGGCAACCGCATGGCCCGGGCGATGGTCGAGATGGCCGCGTGGGACCTGTGGGCCAAGACCCTGGACGTCCCGCTGGGAACACTGCTCGGCGGACACAAGACGGAAGTGGAGGTTGGGGTGAGCCTCGGAATTCAGCCGGATGAGGCGGCGACCGTGGATGTGGTGCGGCGGCACGTGGAGCAGGGCTACCGACGCATCAAACTGAAGATCAAGCCGGGCTGGGACGTGCAACCGGTGCGCGCGGCTCGGGAGGCTTTTCCCGACATTCGCCTGACCGTGGACGCCAACAGTGCCTACACGCTGGCGGACTCGGGACGGCTGGCCGCACTCGACGCCTACAACCTGACGTACATCGAGCAGCCACTCGCCTGGGACGACCTGGTGGACCACGCCGAACTGCAACGCCGCCTGGGCACGCCCCTGTGCCTGGACGAGAGTGTGGCGAGCGCGCAGGACGCCCGCAAGGGGTTGGGCCTGGGGTCGGGCCGGGTCATCAACGTGAAGGTGGCGCGGGTGGGGGGGCACGCGGAGGCCCGCCGTGTTCATGACATGGCGGCCGCATTCGGGGCGCCCGTGTGGTGCGGCGGCATGTTGGAAAGCGGCGTGGGCCGGGCCCACAACATCCACCTCTCAACCCTGCCGAACTTCAAACTGCCGGGCGACACCAGCAGTGCCAGTCGGTACTGGGACACCGACGTGGTGAACGAGGGGTTGGAGGCCACGAACGGCCTGATGCCCGTACCACGGGGGCCCGGCATCGGCGTCACGCTGAACCGGGAGTTCATCTCGGGAGTCTGCGAGCTGGAAGAGGAGTACCGGGCTTGAGCGGAGGGGCGGACCGGACCTTCGTGATCCGGGACGTCACGGACCCCTGGGAGATGCGCGCTCTGGAGGACGTGCAGGTGCAGGCCTGGGGCTACAGCGACCGCGAGGTGCTGCCCGCCACCATGTTCCGCATCGGGGCGCACACCGGGGCGGTTGTACTGGGCGCGTATCCAGCCGGGGAAGGTGCCTCTCCCCTCCCCTTCGGCCTGGCCTACGGATTCCCGGCGCTGCGGGAAGGCCAGGTGTGGCACCACTCGCACCTGCTGGCCCTCCATCCCGACTGGCGGGGAAGCGGCGCGGCCACGGCCCTCAAGTTCGCGCAGCGGGAACGGGCACTTGCGCAGGGCCTGACGCGCATGACTTGGACCTTTGACCCACTCGTCACGCGCAACGCCCGGCTGAACCTGGGCAAGCTGGGCGCCCGGGCGGTGAGCTACCACGCCGACTGGTACGCGCTGGGCGAGTCGCGGGAGACGGCCTTTCCCGCCGACCGACTGATGATCGAGTGGGGCCTGACCCGGCCGCACACTGAGCACCCTGCTCCACCTCCGAGCGGAGTGCGGGTGCTGGAGGCGCAGGGGGACTTGCCGGGTCCACCCCAGCTGGACCTCACGGCGCCGCGGCTTCTCGCCGAGGTGCCCCTTCAGGCCGTCACACTCCCTGAGGCAGTCCGCCTGGCCTGGCGCCTGGCCCTGAGGGCCGCGCTGGGGACCTACCTGGAACGGGGATATGCGGCGACGGACCTCGCGCGGGAGGGGGAACGGGCCTTTTACGTCCTGACGCGCTGAATGGGAAAACGGGCACCCCGCAGGATGCCCGCCGCGAAAACCAAACGCTCAGTAGGTGGCGTTGAAGAAGGCCGTGTCGCTGACCCAGTCCTGCTGGGGGATAGGCTGCTCGACGGGGTTCACCACGATGCTGAGGGCCTGGGCGAGACGCTTCTCCCCCTGGGGCTTGACGTCGGCGAAGGGCTGGCCCGCCCGGAAGGAGCTGAGTTCCGAGAGGTCGAGCTGGCGGCGGCTGGCGACAACCAGCACCTTGTTCAGGCCAGGAGTGCCGCCCACGTTGAACACGAAGTTGTCCCCCTGGGCGGGGAAGCTGCGAACCTGACCCGCGCGGACGAAGTTGCTCCCACCCAGACGGTTGGGGAGAACCTGATCCACGCTGCCACTCGGATCGACCGAGAAGAGGTACACGTAGGCGTCCTCGTTCACGCGGACCGACACACGGATGCGGTCGCCGATGCGGTAGTTGGGCGTGTAAGAGCCGCTGGGATCGCGGTCCACCCACACCTGCGCGTTCAGCGTGGTGGGCACGGGGTTCACGATGATGCTCTGCGCGCTGACCCGGGGCGTGGCGTGGGCAGGAGAGGCGAGCGGGGCCAGCAGGGAAGCGGTCAGGGCGAGCAGGATGGCGGGCTTCTTCATGTCGTCTCCTCGGCAGAGGTCACCGTGCCGGGCACGTCCCAGCGCAGGAGTTCGGGCAACCTCTCTTGTAGGTCCAGCCTAGGCCCGCCCGCCTGACGCCGGGTGAAGCGCACCTGACCGAACGTGAGCCGGGGCAGGATTCACGCTCATGAGAGGGGCACGGGAACGAAAGAGAGGAGGCGGAACCTGGGGCAGTTCCGCCTCACTCTCTCTGCTGGCTGGGGCACAAGGATTCGAACCTTGACTAACAGTTCCAAAGACTGCTGTGCTGCCATTACACAATGCCCCAACGCCGGGTGCCAGAGCGCAGTGGAGTATAGCCGCGCCCCGAGGAGGGGGTCAACTGCCTGGGGCCACCGCCATCCCGCTCGCCCTTTCGATCACGGTGAGGCCAGCGAACTTCAGCAGCAGCCGTTTCTGACCCACACCGGGGAAGTACGCCAGGACCTCGCGGCGTTCCCCCTGCCCGAAGCCCTGCAGGAACACGCCGTCGCCAAACTTGGCGTGGCGCAGTCGCAGCGGTTCGGTGGTGCTGACCACCCGCTGAATCTCACGGCTGGGAATGCCAAGCCGGGCGCTGACCTCCGGCAGGCTGAGGCCTTGCAGATCGAGAAGTTCGCGCGCCTGGAGAGGCCAGGAGGGCGGCAGAGCGGGAACTTCCGGCAGGGTGACCGCGTCCGGCTCGGGCTCGGCGGCGGGCCGAACGCCCAGCAGGGCTTCCAAAAAGGCGCGGGTGGCGTGCTTGTCAGTGGGGCGGCGCTCGCCACTGCTCAAAAAGGGTGCATAGCAGCGGCTCACCGCGATGCACTCGTAGCAGCCGTGCGGCTCCTTGCAGCAGGTCTTGGCCGTCAGGTCGAGGGCACGACGCAGCAGGTCATCCAGGTTCTCGAAGGCGCGGCGGCTGACGCCCAGGCCGCCCAGCCAGTCGTCGTACAGGAAGAAATAGTTGTCGCGCCCCTCGCGGAAGGCCCCGGCGAGGTCGTTCTCGTCGCAGGCGATGCGCTCTGGGGTTACCTTTTGCAGCAGGTGCTTGAGGGTGTGGGCGACGGCCGTGGGCTGCTCGGTCGCGCGGGCGTCCACCCCGACTTCCAGGGCGGAGGTGCGAAAAGGGGGAAGTTCCAGTGGCTCGTCGTAGAGGTGTTCAGAGAGCTTGTGATCCTGCATCCGGTCCTGAATGCGGCCCCCGCAGGTGCGGCACACCCGCTCGGTCGGCTCGGGTTCGCGGTCGCAGCCGGTGCAGACGCGCTCGAAGACCTGGCGCATCATCATGAAGCCCGAGTAGCGGCGGCGGATCACGACCTCGCCGTGGCGGTAGGCGAGGGGGCCGCGCCGCACCCAGTCGCCCATCTTCACCGGGCTCACCTCGATGGAGTACAGGCCGCGCGTGAAGAGGTTGGCGGCGTCGAACCGCTCGACCAGGATCGCGGTTCCGGCGGGGTGCTTCTCCCAGCGCGTCACCTTGTACCCCTGCCCATCGAGGGTGAAGACGGCCCCCTCGTGCTTCTCGGTGAGGGCGTAGTGCTGGCTGGGCGATTCGAGGGGGGTGTCGAAGGCGCGCGGTCCCTTAACTTCCCAGTCCGTCTCCTCAATGACCGCGAACTTGGCGCTGCCTTCGCCGCGCAAGTTCCAGTATTTGGGGCTGGCGGTCGGCTCGAAGGGCAATCGGGCGGCCCGGAATTCCTCGCTCGCGCGGGCGCGGTGGCGGGGGGAGAGGTAGGGATTCTCCGCCTCCACCACCGCCTTCTCAATTGGGCCGGTGACCAGTTCGCGGAAGTTCCCGGCGTTGGAGTAGAAGGCGTCCACCGGCTGCGGCACGCCCTGCTCGTTGAGCGCGGGGAGGTAGAGAACGAGCCCCGGTGCCACCCGTCCCGCCCGGCCCGCCATCTGCCGGAAGGCCATGCGCGAGCCGGGATAACCGTCGATGATGACGACCTCCAGGTCGCCGATGTCCACCCCGGCCTCCAGCGCGTTCGTGGCGAACATCACCCCATTGCGGGCGCGGCGAAACTCGCTCAGGCGGCCCTCGCGGTCGGAGGTGCCCGCCATGTAGAGGTGGACGTGGCGGGCGTAGAGGGGCTGGGCGCGGTAGGTGGAGTACAGCCGGGCGGCGCGGGAACGGCCCCGGAAAAAGGCCAGGACCTTGAGGTCACGCGCCACGCTGGCGCTCACCACCGCGTCCCAGAAGCGGCGGGGCTGCCCCCGGTGGTCGGCGAGGTAATACCGCTTGCCGTGCCGCTCGGCGCCCGACTCGCTGACGTGAGCGGTGTCCACGCCGGTCAACTCCCGCGCGAACTCGGCGGGGTTGCCGATGGTCGCCGTGGAGAGGACGACCTGGGGGTTCGCGCCGAGCGCCCGCGCCAGCCCCAGCAGTCGGCGCAGCATCCCCGCCACCTCGGAGCCGAAGCCGCCCCGGTAGGTATGCGCCTCGTCCAGCACGATAAAGGAGAGCCGGGCGAGGAAGTCGCGCACCCGGGGATTCGTCAGCGACCAGTGGAGCTTGTCGGGCGTCGCCGTGACCATCCGCACGCCGGGACGAAACACATCCTTCGGGTCCGCGTTGCCCTGGAAAGCGCTGATCTCCCACCCGAACCCGCCGCGCTCGCGAAACGCCGCCAGCTTGTCGCGCTGGTCCTGGCCCAGGGCGACGAGAGGGTACACGAAGAGGGCTGTGGCGTCCGGGTCGCGTTCCAGCCGCTCGAAGACGGCGGGGAAGAAGGCGCCCGTCTTGCCGCTCGCGGTCGGGGTGGTCACGATCACGTGCTGCCCGTCGCGCATCAGGCGGTAGGTCTCGGCCTGATGGCTGAAGACGCGGGGAAAGCCGAAGCCATGCGCCACTGCCTCTGACCAGCTCAGGTCCGCCGCATCGAGCGTGCGGGCGGGGGCGGGCTCGTCCTCGTGGAGGAGGGCCGCGCCCCCGCCCAGGATGTCGCGCAAAAACCCCTCCAGCCGGGTGTAGGGGGAGCGGGCGGGGAACACGCCCCTCAGTGTAGGGCGGACGGGAAGGGAGGGGCCGGGAGCGGCATCACGGTCGTCCCCGGAATGTGCCCCGGCGCTTTGCCATTCCCGGCCCAGGCTCTAGGCTGTCCCCATGCCGTCTTCCTCACGGTGGGGGCGCCCGCGTGGCTGATCCCACCGTGCCCCCCGCCCCCACCCCGCCAGTCGAGCCACCGCCGCAGGCCCTGCTCGACGCCTTGAAAAGCCACGTCGCCATCGTGGACCGCCGGGGGGTGATCGTGGGCGTGAACCGCTCGTGGCGGGCATTTGCCGAACTGAACGGCGGGGACCCGGCCTCCAGCGGGGTGGGCAGCAACTACCTGGAGGCCTCCGCGCCGCACTCCACCATGCAGGCGGGGCTGCGGGCGGTGCTGGACGGCGAACGGTCCGAGTTCGAGCTGACCTACCCCTGCCACGCGCCGGGCGAGCGCCGCTGGTTCCGGGTGCGGGTCACGCCGCTGGGCGAGCGGGGCGAGGTCACGCACGCCTTTGTCGAACACCTCAACGTCACGCCGGAGGCCCGGGGCCGGGAGGAGCTGCGCCGCACGCACCTCGAACTCAGGACCCGCGTCGGCGACCGCACCGCCGAGCTGGAGCGCCACACCCGGGACCTGGAGGACCGGGCCGGGGCGCTGGAGGCCTTCGCGCAGTTCACCGAGGTCGCCGCCACCACCACCGACCCCCAGGAACTGGCCCGGCACGCCGCCAGGGTGCTGGGGGCCACCCTGGGGGACGTGGCGGTCGGCTACTACGAGCGGGGCGCGGCGGGGTGGCAGGCCCACAGCCTGTCGGGGGGGCTGCCCGCCGAGGTGGAGGCGGACCTGGGCGCCGACTTCCCAGCCCAGCTCCCGGATGAGCTCCCCAGCGGGGAGGCGGTCTTCCAGGAGGCCGGGGCCACGGACGGCGTGAAGCCCTTCGGCGCGACGGCCCTGCTGCCGCTCACGCTGCACCGCCCGGGCGACGCCCTGCTGGTGATGGGCACCCTCACGCACGATCTCTGGCCCGAGGGGGCCCGCGCCGTCTTCCGGGCGGTGGGGCGCAGCTTTGCCCTCGCGCTGGAGAGGGCCGAGCAGGCCCGGCACCTCGCCGAGCAGGGGGCGCGGCTGGCTGAGCTGAACGCGGAACTCACGGCCTACACGACGGGGCTGTCCCGCGACCTGCGCGACCCGGCCCGCCGCATCGCGGGCTTCGCGGGTCTGCTGGAAGCCCGGCTGGCGGAGGGCGACCCGACGGTGCGGCGGCACCTGGGCATCATCCGCTCGGAGACGGGGCGGCTTCAGGCGCTGGTGGAGGACCTGGCGCAACTCCGACCCCTCCAGGAGCGGCACCTGAGCCCTCTGCCACTCGCCCTGGCGCCCCTGGTCGTGCAGGTCCGCAGCGACCTGGGACACGTAACGCGGGGGCGGCGAATCTCTTGGACCGTCGGCGCGCTGCCCACCGTTCACGCCGACCACCTGCTGCTGCGCCAGGTGCTCACCCACCTGCTGCACAACGCTCTGAAGTTCACCGGGGGGCGCGACCCAGCCCGCATTGGGGTGGGCGGCGAGGAGCGGGAGGAAGACACGCTCGTCTGGGTCCGGGACAACGGGGTGGGCTTTGATCCCGAGCAGGCCGAGCGCCTCTTTCAGGTGTTCATCCGGCTGCACGGCGACGAGTACGAGGGCAGCGGAGTGGGCCTTGCCAACGTCCGGCGCATCGTTCACCGCCACGGGGGGCAGGTCTGGGCCGAGGGGGAACCCGGGGTGGGCGCTACCTTCTTCTTCACGCTGCCGCGGCCCACTGCGCCCTCCTAAATCACATCGCCGAGTCGCTGTCGCGCAGCAGGATGGGCGGCCCGAAGGCGGCGGGGAGCCACTCCTCCTGCGCGTGGATGGCCCCCGGCGGGCACGAGTGCAGGCAGGCCATGCAGCCCGTGCAGGCGGAGAGGTCGAGCAGGAGCTCCGCGCCCCCCTCCGGCTTGAGGTCGCGGGTGATCGCCTGGGTCGGGCAGACGTT
Encoded proteins:
- the menC gene encoding o-succinylbenzoate synthase encodes the protein MFRIEAAEVLLVRLPLKFRFETSFGVQTEKLIPLLVLHGDGLQGLSEGTMEAAPMYREETIVGALSLLREVFLPRVLGRSFANPQALEAALGDFRGNRMARAMVEMAAWDLWAKTLDVPLGTLLGGHKTEVEVGVSLGIQPDEAATVDVVRRHVEQGYRRIKLKIKPGWDVQPVRAAREAFPDIRLTVDANSAYTLADSGRLAALDAYNLTYIEQPLAWDDLVDHAELQRRLGTPLCLDESVASAQDARKGLGLGSGRVINVKVARVGGHAEARRVHDMAAAFGAPVWCGGMLESGVGRAHNIHLSTLPNFKLPGDTSSASRYWDTDVVNEGLEATNGLMPVPRGPGIGVTLNREFISGVCELEEEYRA
- a CDS encoding DUF4384 domain-containing protein, giving the protein MKKPAILLALTASLLAPLASPAHATPRVSAQSIIVNPVPTTLNAQVWVDRDPSGSYTPNYRIGDRIRVSVRVNEDAYVYLFSVDPSGSVDQVLPNRLGGSNFVRAGQVRSFPAQGDNFVFNVGGTPGLNKVLVVASRRQLDLSELSSFRAGQPFADVKPQGEKRLAQALSIVVNPVEQPIPQQDWVSDTAFFNATY
- a CDS encoding DEAD/DEAH box helicase, with the protein product MFPARSPYTRLEGFLRDILGGGAALLHEDEPAPARTLDAADLSWSEAVAHGFGFPRVFSHQAETYRLMRDGQHVIVTTPTASGKTGAFFPAVFERLERDPDATALFVYPLVALGQDQRDKLAAFRERGGFGWEISAFQGNADPKDVFRPGVRMVTATPDKLHWSLTNPRVRDFLARLSFIVLDEAHTYRGGFGSEVAGMLRRLLGLARALGANPQVVLSTATIGNPAEFARELTGVDTAHVSESGAERHGKRYYLADHRGQPRRFWDAVVSASVARDLKVLAFFRGRSRAARLYSTYRAQPLYARHVHLYMAGTSDREGRLSEFRRARNGVMFATNALEAGVDIGDLEVVIIDGYPGSRMAFRQMAGRAGRVAPGLVLYLPALNEQGVPQPVDAFYSNAGNFRELVTGPIEKAVVEAENPYLSPRHRARASEEFRAARLPFEPTASPKYWNLRGEGSAKFAVIEETDWEVKGPRAFDTPLESPSQHYALTEKHEGAVFTLDGQGYKVTRWEKHPAGTAILVERFDAANLFTRGLYSIEVSPVKMGDWVRRGPLAYRHGEVVIRRRYSGFMMMRQVFERVCTGCDREPEPTERVCRTCGGRIQDRMQDHKLSEHLYDEPLELPPFRTSALEVGVDARATEQPTAVAHTLKHLLQKVTPERIACDENDLAGAFREGRDNYFFLYDDWLGGLGVSRRAFENLDDLLRRALDLTAKTCCKEPHGCYECIAVSRCYAPFLSSGERRPTDKHATRAFLEALLGVRPAAEPEPDAVTLPEVPALPPSWPLQARELLDLQGLSLPEVSARLGIPSREIQRVVSTTEPLRLRHAKFGDGVFLQGFGQGERREVLAYFPGVGQKRLLLKFAGLTVIERASGMAVAPGS
- a CDS encoding sensor histidine kinase, translated to MADPTVPPAPTPPVEPPPQALLDALKSHVAIVDRRGVIVGVNRSWRAFAELNGGDPASSGVGSNYLEASAPHSTMQAGLRAVLDGERSEFELTYPCHAPGERRWFRVRVTPLGERGEVTHAFVEHLNVTPEARGREELRRTHLELRTRVGDRTAELERHTRDLEDRAGALEAFAQFTEVAATTTDPQELARHAARVLGATLGDVAVGYYERGAAGWQAHSLSGGLPAEVEADLGADFPAQLPDELPSGEAVFQEAGATDGVKPFGATALLPLTLHRPGDALLVMGTLTHDLWPEGARAVFRAVGRSFALALERAEQARHLAEQGARLAELNAELTAYTTGLSRDLRDPARRIAGFAGLLEARLAEGDPTVRRHLGIIRSETGRLQALVEDLAQLRPLQERHLSPLPLALAPLVVQVRSDLGHVTRGRRISWTVGALPTVHADHLLLRQVLTHLLHNALKFTGGRDPARIGVGGEEREEDTLVWVRDNGVGFDPEQAERLFQVFIRLHGDEYEGSGVGLANVRRIVHRHGGQVWAEGEPGVGATFFFTLPRPTAPS